The following are from one region of the Pseudodesulfovibrio piezophilus C1TLV30 genome:
- a CDS encoding 3D domain-containing protein encodes MRIILNYTLTPILCAAMVIMAVVTVVKQQEIDVLRHKLELAEQTSEARKQMVEEVRLLQKAASAPPVRTVTVTAYNPTNNQCDEDPLIAASMRKVRSGTIAVSRDLFNQGWVFGRKVRIEGLGIFEINDLMNKRFTKRIDIFMWDEDQARQFGKKNIKAALLQI; translated from the coding sequence ATGAGAATAATCCTCAACTACACGTTGACGCCCATCTTGTGTGCCGCCATGGTCATCATGGCAGTCGTCACGGTAGTCAAACAGCAGGAAATTGATGTTCTGCGCCATAAGCTGGAATTGGCAGAGCAGACATCCGAAGCCCGAAAACAGATGGTGGAAGAAGTCCGTCTGCTTCAAAAAGCGGCTTCAGCCCCCCCGGTTCGTACAGTCACTGTCACCGCATACAATCCTACCAACAACCAATGTGATGAAGACCCGTTGATTGCGGCCTCCATGCGCAAGGTCCGCTCCGGCACCATCGCGGTTTCCCGCGACCTTTTCAATCAGGGCTGGGTTTTCGGACGCAAGGTACGCATTGAAGGACTCGGTATCTTCGAGATTAACGACCTCATGAACAAGCGCTTCACCAAACGGATCGACATTTTCATGTGGGACGAGGATCAAGCCCGTCAATTCGGCAAGAAAAATATCAAGGCAGCCCTGCTGCAAATCTAG
- a CDS encoding EAL domain-containing protein, with protein MTANRIARLITFTPFRIVLPTVIMTLLFAGSVFIYLLPSIQHTLLSYKKETIFELTSSVISTLAHLDARVIKGELSKEEAQDMGKEIIRSLRYGPQAKDYFWINDISGFMIMHPYRPDLEGKNVAAVKDREGKALFLEFIRLVSDHGYGFIDYFWQWKDRPERIGKKLSFVREFKPWGWVVGTGFYIDEVNSQIREYRNMVASIFLVILILMAGMQAYILRESALTEKKKVRAMSQRERLISALQLGEERYRTIADFAYDWELWIGMSGEVLYCSPSCERITGYPPERFFESPELIEEIIVKDDLDIWQAYLIEANKEEGSSLDFRIITPLGEIRWLNAVGRSVSGIGMKPLGIRVSLRNITDRKEMEVKLRHQALHDPLTGLSNRTLCLDRISQAIRRTRRRDEAYFAVVFLDLDRFKVINDSLGHRFGDLVLIETAKRLSEHIRTLDTVSRFGGDEFVLLLDELSSPGEAIRIIKRIRRAIAQPFMLNETQVQTTASLGIVLSPTGDAKASDVLQRANIAMHRAKEAGRNRFKVFTNRMLESAVELLTLENDMRRGLESGEFFVVFQPIMDLRGEDLMGFEALARWNHPIRGAISPSEFIPMAEESGMILPLGEWVLRTSIKTLADWRKASIGATGLFISVNISSKQFARLELDKIVMKALHDANLPPEALKLEITESTILENPEAAVRILERLRKQGVHFSIDDFGTGYSSLSQLQQLPVDTLKVDRSFISRMKSDPENMEIVKAVIALAHSLDLDVIAEGVEEEEQLCSLIDLNCQSVQGFYFHKPLSKEKAEELIWQRANFDDSSPRQTMAQAVRRCSGTGKKG; from the coding sequence ATGACTGCGAATCGCATAGCCCGACTCATCACCTTCACGCCTTTTCGTATCGTGCTGCCCACGGTCATCATGACCTTACTCTTTGCGGGTTCCGTCTTCATTTATCTTCTTCCTTCCATTCAACACACGCTGCTCTCTTATAAGAAAGAAACGATCTTCGAACTAACCAGTTCGGTTATTTCCACCCTTGCTCATCTCGATGCGCGGGTCATAAAAGGAGAGCTTTCCAAAGAGGAAGCCCAGGACATGGGCAAGGAGATTATCCGTTCCCTGCGATACGGCCCGCAAGCCAAGGATTATTTCTGGATCAATGATATTTCCGGATTTATGATCATGCATCCCTACCGTCCCGATCTGGAGGGGAAGAATGTCGCCGCAGTCAAAGACCGAGAGGGAAAAGCCCTTTTCCTTGAGTTCATCAGACTGGTCAGCGATCACGGATACGGTTTCATCGACTACTTCTGGCAATGGAAAGATCGACCGGAGAGGATAGGCAAGAAACTCTCCTTTGTCCGGGAGTTTAAGCCATGGGGCTGGGTGGTTGGCACCGGCTTCTACATTGATGAGGTCAACTCCCAAATTCGGGAATACAGAAATATGGTCGCCTCCATTTTTCTGGTTATTCTCATCCTCATGGCTGGCATGCAAGCCTATATCCTGCGTGAGTCCGCTTTGACGGAAAAGAAGAAAGTCCGGGCCATGAGTCAGCGAGAACGCCTTATCAGCGCGCTCCAACTGGGAGAAGAACGATATAGAACCATTGCCGACTTCGCATATGACTGGGAGTTGTGGATAGGCATGAGTGGAGAAGTTCTTTACTGCTCTCCGTCCTGTGAACGGATCACCGGCTATCCTCCTGAACGTTTCTTTGAATCTCCTGAACTCATAGAAGAAATCATTGTCAAAGATGATCTTGACATCTGGCAGGCCTACCTGATCGAGGCAAATAAGGAAGAAGGAAGCTCGCTGGATTTTCGCATCATCACGCCGCTGGGCGAAATCCGATGGCTCAATGCCGTGGGCCGGTCAGTATCCGGTATCGGTATGAAACCACTGGGTATTCGGGTTAGCCTGAGGAACATCACTGATCGCAAGGAGATGGAAGTCAAACTTCGCCATCAGGCTCTGCACGACCCATTGACGGGACTCTCCAACCGGACCTTGTGCCTCGACCGCATCAGTCAGGCCATACGCCGAACGAGACGCAGAGATGAAGCGTATTTTGCCGTTGTTTTCCTTGATCTGGATCGCTTTAAGGTCATCAATGATTCCTTGGGACATCGTTTCGGCGACCTCGTGCTGATAGAGACAGCCAAGCGTCTTTCCGAGCATATTCGCACGTTGGATACGGTTTCCCGCTTTGGCGGCGATGAATTTGTCCTTCTGCTGGATGAGCTGTCCAGTCCCGGCGAAGCGATACGCATCATCAAACGGATACGCAGGGCTATCGCTCAACCATTCATGCTCAACGAAACGCAGGTCCAGACCACTGCCAGCCTGGGTATCGTCCTCAGCCCGACAGGGGATGCCAAGGCCTCCGATGTGCTGCAACGAGCCAACATAGCCATGCACCGGGCCAAGGAGGCAGGGCGCAATCGTTTCAAGGTCTTTACCAACCGGATGCTCGAAAGTGCGGTGGAGTTGCTCACCTTGGAAAATGATATGCGGCGCGGCCTGGAATCCGGAGAATTTTTTGTTGTCTTCCAGCCGATCATGGATTTGCGGGGAGAGGATCTTATGGGCTTCGAGGCACTTGCCCGCTGGAACCATCCGATTCGGGGAGCCATATCCCCATCGGAATTCATTCCCATGGCCGAAGAATCAGGAATGATTCTTCCCTTGGGAGAATGGGTCCTGCGCACCTCCATAAAAACACTGGCGGACTGGCGCAAAGCATCCATCGGAGCAACGGGACTTTTCATCTCTGTCAATATCTCCAGCAAACAATTCGCCCGCCTGGAGCTGGACAAGATCGTCATGAAGGCTCTCCATGATGCCAACCTCCCGCCCGAGGCTCTCAAGCTCGAAATCACGGAATCCACGATCCTCGAGAACCCGGAAGCTGCCGTACGCATCCTTGAACGGCTCCGTAAGCAGGGGGTGCACTTCTCCATTGACGACTTTGGGACCGGTTACTCATCACTCTCGCAACTGCAACAACTGCCGGTGGACACGCTCAAGGTTGATCGATCGTTCATCTCGCGTATGAAGTCCGACCCTGAAAACATGGAAATCGTCAAGGCTGTTATCGCTCTTGCTCATTCTCTGGACCTCGACGTCATTGCCGAAGGTGTGGAGGAAGAGGAACAGCTTTGTTCACTGATAGACCTCAACTGCCAAAGCGTCCAAGGGTTCTATTTCCACAAGCCTCTGTCGAAAGAAAAGGCAGAAGAACTTATCTGGCAGCGAGCCAACTTTGACGACTCATCGCCACGACAAACCATGGCACAGGCCGTCCGCCGATGCTCAGGAACCGGTAAGAAAGGCTAG
- a CDS encoding nitroreductase family protein: MFAETEKCKRCGACFAECPYQLIVEDKEGFPKLRLAAKKTCIACGHCVAVCPVSALTLPDLPVTESLAPEQCPPVLKDLRIEREQAEQFLRSRRSVREYRAKPLPEALISELLTLSTFAPSAKNGQPARWIVTRTPAATRELAEHTVDFMAINNVFPGVIKNWEKGIDKILHGAPHVAIAHASEDGFHPAEDCSLAAAYLELGAHAHGVGACWAGFLMEAAEGYHPLRESLGIPEGHGVYAALMLGYPRYRYPRIPRRRAADIRWLG, translated from the coding sequence ATGTTTGCAGAAACAGAAAAATGTAAACGGTGCGGCGCTTGTTTTGCCGAATGTCCGTACCAACTCATAGTCGAGGACAAGGAAGGTTTTCCCAAGCTTCGACTGGCGGCAAAGAAGACATGTATTGCGTGCGGTCACTGTGTGGCTGTTTGCCCTGTGAGCGCCCTGACGCTGCCGGACTTGCCAGTGACAGAGTCTCTGGCACCGGAACAATGTCCACCGGTTCTTAAAGATTTGCGTATCGAGAGAGAGCAGGCAGAGCAATTCCTGCGGAGTCGTCGGTCGGTCAGGGAGTATCGGGCCAAGCCTTTGCCGGAAGCATTGATCAGTGAACTGCTGACTCTGTCAACCTTTGCGCCGAGTGCCAAGAATGGACAGCCCGCCCGCTGGATAGTGACTCGTACTCCGGCAGCAACACGGGAATTGGCTGAACATACCGTGGACTTCATGGCCATCAACAACGTCTTTCCAGGAGTGATCAAGAACTGGGAGAAGGGTATTGACAAGATTTTGCATGGCGCGCCCCATGTGGCTATTGCCCATGCCTCGGAAGACGGATTTCATCCTGCCGAGGATTGTTCTCTGGCTGCGGCATATCTTGAACTCGGCGCGCATGCTCACGGAGTTGGCGCTTGCTGGGCCGGATTTCTCATGGAAGCGGCCGAGGGGTATCATCCCTTGCGAGAAAGTCTGGGAATTCCCGAAGGACATGGTGTTTATGCCGCGTTGATGTTGGGCTATCCTCGATACCGTTATCCACGGATACCTCGGCGAAGAGCAGCAGACATTCGGTGGCTGGGATAA
- a CDS encoding flagellar biosynthesis anti-sigma factor FlgM has translation MKRYKENRTSRAADIETERVFEEFDATESDHFHKEEGEERARKIARLKSEVRSGDYKADIMDIARLLTSAMDPTL, from the coding sequence ATGAAGCGTTACAAGGAAAACCGCACATCGCGTGCGGCAGACATTGAGACCGAGCGCGTGTTCGAGGAATTCGACGCCACGGAATCCGACCACTTCCACAAGGAAGAAGGAGAGGAACGCGCCCGGAAGATCGCACGGCTCAAGAGTGAGGTACGATCAGGAGACTACAAGGCTGATATCATGGATATAGCCAGGCTCCTCACCTCTGCAATGGACCCGACGCTCTAG
- a CDS encoding sensor domain-containing diguanylate cyclase: MTQKIKAFTKLFLPFAIGILLIAAWFLSSRNTVHKTLVLQRQELLVDLISTTLDRDLKTHTSDAQFLARLVAQHFDEKETIEHIEDAFSDFIRTHRLYFILRFLDETGTEQIRVDRSFAGPVVSPSSILQQKGNRYYVRDTMQAGEDDVYISDFDLNIEHGKIETPFRPTLRFGCPVIDANGRKRGIVIMNFEGDSLLNQIRMQAGNREGKPMLCTSDGYWILGLNSADEWGHLLNKTDGPSMSRQFPEAWQTITNQDQGHVITPKGLVTFASTQINPRSIISKTPVSQEAVNGGWKIMTWVPRQDLNVPWINLFIMLTILTFFLVGLGCWYHSQNKIIQAEVKANLRENEERTMAISQSSHDAIAMIDGVGTIIHWNPAAEKLFGYEAHEVMGSNLHTLLAPLKMRHIAEKGLEEFRRTGTGKLIGKVIQLEALAKGGITIPVELAVAAFDFKGKWHAVGTIRDMTQRLRDEQKLKRSEETSRALINAPADSAMLLKPNGTIVAINKVGAQELGGTPQNLIGKSAFNLLSPDFSETHKDKIIKVRESGSPLNFEESQGNRKLHINVYPVKAADGVVDRIALFTRDVTEQRLAEAALMQSEQRFRDVSEAVGEFIWETNKHGEFSFITDDVSLVLGYSSGELLGHMVQEFLPQEDLEDFKFWRRGLYEKPEQFSNIEARLITKQGGMIWLQASGTPYYDTAGEFSGFRGAAMNVTDRKEAEQAIKASERKLRALAESAYDAIIMIDNQGHISFWNDAAERLFGYTEREAIGRDVHDLIASPDEREKSKKGMRGFPLTGKGPAIGIVTEHMGLHKDGLQFPVERSISSFRLGESWYAVATIRDITEQKATEAKLRQLATTDGLTGLNNRRRFMELSEQELSHAIRYRRPLSIFMLDIDHFKRINDDYGHDVGDKVLRFMADISETALRNADILGRLGGEEFGVLLPETDENAAMDVAERLRHAIEENSIQEGEEVLNVTVSIGVSTLSSGLNTIKSLLKQADKALYEAKESGRNRVVKA; the protein is encoded by the coding sequence ATGACTCAAAAAATCAAGGCATTCACCAAGCTGTTCTTGCCGTTTGCCATCGGCATACTCCTTATCGCCGCCTGGTTTCTCTCCTCCAGAAATACCGTCCATAAAACATTGGTTCTCCAACGCCAGGAACTTCTCGTAGACCTCATCTCCACGACTCTGGACCGGGACCTGAAGACACACACCTCGGATGCTCAATTCCTGGCCCGGCTGGTTGCGCAACATTTTGATGAAAAAGAGACCATTGAACACATAGAGGATGCTTTCTCGGACTTCATACGGACGCATAGACTCTACTTCATTCTCCGCTTCCTGGATGAAACCGGAACAGAACAGATTCGTGTCGATCGATCGTTTGCCGGTCCGGTTGTCAGCCCCTCCTCCATTCTCCAGCAGAAAGGAAATCGATATTACGTCAGGGATACAATGCAGGCCGGGGAAGATGATGTGTATATTTCTGATTTCGATCTCAATATCGAACATGGAAAGATCGAAACTCCATTTCGCCCGACTCTGCGCTTCGGGTGCCCTGTCATCGATGCCAACGGACGTAAACGGGGTATCGTGATCATGAATTTCGAAGGGGACTCTCTCCTGAACCAGATACGAATGCAGGCTGGGAACAGAGAGGGAAAGCCCATGCTCTGCACCTCTGATGGATACTGGATACTTGGTCTGAACTCTGCTGACGAGTGGGGGCATCTTCTAAACAAGACAGATGGTCCATCCATGTCCAGACAATTCCCCGAGGCATGGCAAACCATAACCAATCAAGACCAGGGGCATGTCATTACGCCAAAGGGGCTGGTCACCTTTGCTTCCACCCAAATCAATCCCCGCTCTATTATATCGAAAACGCCGGTTTCCCAAGAAGCAGTCAACGGCGGATGGAAGATCATGACCTGGGTGCCCAGGCAAGACCTGAATGTTCCCTGGATAAATCTGTTCATTATGCTCACCATCTTGACTTTTTTCCTGGTGGGTTTGGGATGCTGGTACCATTCCCAAAACAAGATCATCCAGGCAGAAGTAAAGGCGAATCTCAGAGAAAATGAAGAGAGGACCATGGCTATTAGTCAGTCCTCACACGATGCCATTGCCATGATTGACGGTGTTGGAACGATCATCCATTGGAATCCGGCGGCAGAAAAACTGTTTGGATATGAAGCCCACGAAGTCATGGGGAGCAATCTTCACACGCTTTTGGCTCCCCTGAAGATGCGACACATTGCCGAAAAAGGTTTGGAAGAGTTTCGCCGAACGGGAACGGGAAAACTAATAGGGAAAGTCATTCAATTGGAAGCCCTGGCAAAAGGTGGCATCACGATTCCCGTGGAGTTGGCCGTTGCAGCTTTTGATTTCAAAGGAAAATGGCATGCGGTCGGGACTATCCGGGATATGACGCAACGGCTTCGTGATGAACAAAAGCTCAAGCGGAGCGAAGAGACCAGTCGTGCCTTGATCAATGCCCCGGCAGACAGCGCCATGCTCCTGAAACCCAATGGGACCATTGTCGCCATCAACAAAGTCGGTGCACAGGAACTTGGCGGAACACCCCAGAATCTGATCGGGAAAAGTGCTTTTAACCTGTTGTCTCCCGATTTTTCAGAGACCCACAAAGATAAAATCATCAAGGTCCGAGAATCAGGTTCCCCCTTGAACTTTGAAGAATCTCAAGGCAACCGGAAATTGCATATCAATGTTTACCCGGTCAAAGCAGCGGACGGAGTCGTAGACAGAATCGCTCTTTTTACACGGGATGTGACCGAACAACGGCTTGCCGAGGCTGCCCTGATGCAATCGGAGCAACGGTTCCGCGATGTCAGTGAGGCCGTGGGGGAATTTATTTGGGAAACAAACAAGCATGGTGAATTTTCCTTCATCACTGACGATGTTTCCCTGGTTCTCGGTTATTCCAGTGGAGAACTTCTCGGCCATATGGTTCAGGAATTCCTGCCACAGGAAGACCTGGAAGACTTCAAATTCTGGAGAAGAGGCCTTTACGAAAAACCAGAACAATTCTCTAATATCGAAGCACGTCTCATCACCAAACAAGGTGGGATGATCTGGCTTCAGGCCAGTGGCACCCCGTATTATGATACAGCCGGAGAATTCAGCGGTTTCCGTGGCGCGGCCATGAATGTCACGGACCGCAAGGAAGCGGAACAAGCGATCAAAGCGAGCGAAAGGAAGCTCCGCGCGCTGGCAGAATCCGCTTATGACGCGATAATCATGATTGACAACCAAGGCCATATCTCATTCTGGAATGACGCGGCCGAACGTCTCTTTGGCTATACGGAGAGAGAGGCCATAGGTCGTGATGTCCATGATTTGATTGCATCCCCGGATGAACGGGAAAAATCGAAGAAAGGCATGCGAGGGTTCCCACTCACAGGAAAAGGCCCAGCCATAGGCATCGTGACCGAACACATGGGATTGCACAAGGACGGTCTGCAATTCCCGGTGGAGCGATCCATTTCGAGCTTCCGACTGGGAGAGTCATGGTACGCGGTGGCCACCATCCGCGACATAACCGAACAAAAGGCCACAGAGGCGAAGCTCAGACAACTGGCAACCACGGATGGCTTGACCGGATTGAACAATAGAAGGCGGTTCATGGAGTTGTCCGAACAAGAATTGTCTCATGCGATCAGATACCGACGGCCCCTTTCCATATTCATGCTCGATATCGACCATTTCAAACGCATCAATGATGACTACGGACATGATGTGGGAGACAAAGTGCTTCGCTTTATGGCTGACATCTCGGAAACCGCTCTACGCAATGCGGATATTCTGGGAAGGCTTGGGGGCGAAGAATTCGGCGTCCTTCTGCCCGAAACCGATGAAAATGCAGCCATGGATGTTGCGGAACGACTTCGCCACGCCATTGAAGAAAATTCAATACAGGAAGGAGAGGAAGTACTCAACGTTACAGTCAGCATTGGAGTCTCCACATTGAGTTCCGGCCTCAACACAATCAAATCACTGCTAAAACAGGCAGATAAAGCCCTCTATGAAGCCAAGGAATCCGGGCGGAACCGGGTGGTCAAGGCATGA
- a CDS encoding GGDEF domain-containing protein yields MQHDKRPLKTLKARYRLFYILSVVALAVLLCANFGVIYTLLVTPPENPENTMRFVYLIMVAGFIVLAAQALLIFTRFISLLGSEAETVENLNDQLKQLAVYDSLTKVYNRYKFESVVRRELDNVNRYGSPLTGIIFDIDNFKGINETHGYSMGDKLLVNLAAFVSGKLRNSDYVFRWRGGKFIILAPHTNEDKAAMVAEKLRQIVGHKLFGGTIRMSLSLGVVQGKQNDSMETFLHRLQSALTGAKHGGKNCVFILRD; encoded by the coding sequence ATGCAACACGACAAACGCCCTCTCAAGACACTTAAAGCCAGATATCGGCTCTTTTACATCCTCAGCGTGGTCGCGCTCGCGGTTCTGCTCTGCGCCAATTTCGGCGTTATATACACCCTGCTTGTCACTCCGCCCGAAAATCCGGAAAACACCATGCGCTTCGTCTATTTGATCATGGTAGCAGGATTTATAGTTCTCGCGGCGCAGGCCTTGCTCATCTTTACCAGATTCATCTCGCTGCTTGGCTCCGAAGCCGAGACCGTGGAAAATCTCAATGACCAACTGAAACAACTCGCCGTTTATGACAGCCTGACAAAAGTCTACAATCGGTACAAGTTCGAATCCGTGGTCCGCCGAGAGCTTGATAATGTCAATCGCTACGGCTCTCCCCTGACCGGAATCATTTTCGACATCGACAACTTCAAAGGCATCAATGAAACCCATGGCTACTCCATGGGGGACAAGCTCCTCGTCAACCTTGCCGCTTTTGTCAGCGGCAAATTACGAAACTCGGATTATGTCTTCCGCTGGCGGGGTGGAAAATTTATCATTCTGGCCCCTCATACCAACGAGGACAAAGCGGCTATGGTCGCAGAGAAACTGCGCCAGATAGTCGGCCACAAGCTCTTCGGAGGCACCATACGTATGAGCCTCTCTCTGGGAGTTGTTCAAGGGAAACAGAATGATTCCATGGAAACATTTCTGCATAGGCTTCAATCGGCGCTCACAGGAGCCAAGCACGGAGGCAAAAACTGCGTCTTCATTCTCCGCGATTAA
- a CDS encoding sensor histidine kinase yields the protein MSPDQKNRRPFFTNRSISRDLTFSLVVIVLVVATTMGGYIYWQQTEEMWTTAEEKGEDTITSVAEILAVPIWNLDYDNARLIGSVYTHDDMVQGIRIYGSRNEVVFAHEKFSGSQADFSKVRSIVFEGRTIGRAEIDFTMAKDKKRLNEQMIVSSMIIVVAISVILAITGLLLRVFLNKPLHVLQKGIARVAKGDFSYEFGEVYHAELLEIAKRFRRMSAEIEAREKKLQAMNKTLQEAEEKYRGIFENAIEGIFQATPDGVLRRANPAMARIFGYDSLDEFLSNVRSLGSRIMVNPDSMQDFYEQVREQGEVKRFEAEYYRRDGKTIWGSLNARAIYDESGELVFIEGILEDITDRKKAEHDLADLNRHLEQLIRERTEDLVNKARELEEANQRLRELDEMKSAFLSSVSHELRTPLTSILGFSKLLHKEFAKNYLPLAGENIPLLKKGERIQENLAIISHEGARLTRLINDVLDLNKIESGSMGWRDERLDMNETIDMAVQAVSGMFTHSSEIELLTEIEQGLPAVEADSDRLQQVLINLLNNAAKFTEEGSVVVRAFPRFGQVRIEVADTGLGIPPEDQTQIFEKFHQTRSDTMEDKPRGTGLGLTICREIVEHYGGRIWVESERDKGSTFIFTLPTVQ from the coding sequence ATGAGTCCAGATCAGAAAAATAGGCGTCCCTTCTTCACAAATAGGTCCATATCCAGGGACCTGACATTTAGTCTGGTGGTTATTGTCCTGGTTGTGGCGACGACCATGGGCGGCTATATATACTGGCAGCAGACAGAAGAGATGTGGACCACAGCAGAAGAGAAGGGAGAGGATACGATCACCAGTGTGGCCGAAATTCTGGCCGTGCCTATCTGGAATCTTGACTACGACAATGCCCGACTTATCGGCTCCGTCTATACCCACGATGACATGGTGCAGGGTATCCGGATTTACGGTTCACGTAATGAGGTCGTCTTTGCCCACGAAAAATTTTCCGGGTCTCAGGCGGATTTCAGCAAGGTTCGTTCCATAGTTTTTGAAGGTCGTACCATTGGCCGTGCTGAAATAGATTTTACCATGGCTAAGGACAAGAAACGACTGAACGAACAGATGATCGTTTCCAGCATGATCATTGTGGTTGCCATTTCCGTGATCCTGGCTATTACCGGACTTCTTCTCAGGGTTTTTCTCAATAAACCCCTCCATGTATTGCAAAAGGGCATAGCCCGCGTTGCCAAAGGAGACTTCTCCTATGAGTTTGGGGAAGTGTATCATGCCGAATTGCTCGAAATCGCCAAACGATTCCGCCGCATGTCCGCTGAAATCGAGGCCAGGGAGAAAAAACTTCAGGCCATGAACAAGACATTGCAGGAGGCCGAGGAAAAATATCGAGGGATTTTCGAAAATGCCATTGAAGGTATTTTCCAGGCCACTCCGGATGGTGTCTTGCGCAGAGCCAACCCGGCCATGGCCAGAATTTTCGGGTATGATTCCCTGGATGAATTTCTCTCCAATGTCCGTTCTCTCGGGTCTCGTATCATGGTTAACCCCGATTCCATGCAGGATTTTTATGAGCAGGTCCGTGAGCAGGGAGAAGTCAAACGGTTTGAGGCAGAGTATTACCGTCGTGACGGGAAGACCATATGGGGGTCTCTCAATGCGCGTGCCATCTATGACGAATCGGGTGAGTTGGTCTTTATTGAAGGTATTCTCGAAGACATTACGGACCGTAAGAAGGCTGAACACGATCTGGCAGATCTCAATAGGCACTTGGAGCAGTTAATCCGGGAACGAACTGAAGATCTGGTCAATAAAGCGCGTGAACTGGAAGAGGCAAACCAGCGATTACGGGAACTGGATGAGATGAAATCCGCATTTCTTTCATCGGTTTCACATGAATTACGGACCCCGCTTACCTCTATTCTCGGGTTTTCCAAATTGTTGCATAAAGAGTTCGCCAAAAATTATCTGCCGCTTGCTGGCGAAAATATCCCGTTATTGAAAAAAGGTGAACGTATTCAGGAGAACCTGGCGATCATCAGTCATGAAGGGGCCAGGCTTACTCGGCTCATCAATGACGTCCTTGATCTGAACAAGATCGAGTCAGGGAGTATGGGCTGGCGCGATGAAAGACTGGATATGAATGAGACCATTGATATGGCTGTTCAGGCAGTTTCCGGTATGTTTACCCACAGTTCTGAAATAGAACTGCTGACTGAGATTGAGCAGGGACTTCCTGCAGTGGAGGCCGATTCTGATCGCCTGCAACAGGTACTGATCAATTTATTGAATAATGCCGCGAAGTTTACAGAAGAGGGAAGCGTTGTTGTGCGTGCGTTTCCCCGGTTCGGGCAGGTTCGTATCGAGGTTGCTGATACCGGGCTCGGTATTCCTCCGGAAGACCAGACACAAATTTTCGAAAAATTTCACCAGACCCGTTCTGATACCATGGAAGACAAACCCAGGGGCACTGGCTTGGGGCTGACAATCTGCCGCGAAATTGTTGAGCATTATGGTGGCAGGATATGGGTCGAATCTGAAAGGGATAAAGGATCAACCTTTATCTTCACCCTCCCTACGGTTCAGTAA